One genomic segment of Gavia stellata isolate bGavSte3 unplaced genomic scaffold, bGavSte3.hap2 HAP2_SCAFFOLD_71, whole genome shotgun sequence includes these proteins:
- the LOC132321076 gene encoding outer dense fiber protein 3-like has protein sequence MDGAWVGTWRPHRPRGPIMAQFTSPGPKYSIPGTTGYLAHNPSKTKAPAYTFQGAKRPVADSCSPGPRYYVQPSITRNGKYVAPAHHMCGLPKIKTEVTPGPSDYSTDKANKHLYKCAPAQSMAFRHKAVKTDQTPGPGTYTLPRLVGPNTAYTHASPCYSMKGKSKHNGFAEDLSKTPGPAAFPKVELDVYKKRAPVYTMGTNSRLGGDKTVKPGPADYHPGKVTLIKPQAPAPTFGLRHSLYTTPLIPLI, from the exons ATGGACGGAGCCTGGGTGGGCACCTGGAGACCTCATCGCCCACGCGGCCCCATCATGGCCCAGTTTACCAGCCCAGGACCCAAGTACTCAATCCCTGGGACCACAG GTTACCTGGCTCACAAtcccagcaaaaccaaagcGCCTGCATACACGTTTCAAGGGGCCAAACGTCCCGTTGCAGACAGCTGTTCTCCGGGTCCTCGGTACTATGTCCAGCCCTCCATCACCAGAAACGGGAAGTACGTGGCTCCAGCACACCACATGTGCGGACTTCCCAAGATAAAGACCGAGGTCACCCCTGGACCGA GCGACTACTCCACCGACAAGGCCAACAAACACCTCTACAAATGTGCGCCGGCACAGTCCATGGCCTTCCGGCACAAGGCCGTCAAAACCGACCAAACTCCAG GTCCTGGCACCTACACCCTGCCTCGGCTGGTGGGACCCAACACAGCCTACACCCACGCCAGCCCGTGCTACTCCATGAAAGGGAAGAGTAAGCACAATGGCTTTGCTGAAGACCTCTCCAAG ACGCCAGGTCCTGCTGCATTCCCCAAGGTGGAACTGGATGTCTACAAAAAAAGGGCTCCCGTGTACACGATGGGAACCAACAGTAGACTCGGAGGCGACAAAACAGTGAAGCCAGGGCCAGCAGACTACCACCCGGGAAAG gtgaCGCTGATCAAGCCCCAGGCACCTGCTCCCACTTTTGGACTCCGACATTCCCTCTACACAACTCCTCTAATACCTCTGATATGA